One Algoriphagus sp. Y33 genomic window, TTGATTTATTACTTTTGCGCATGCTTGATTTTAACCTCAAAGGAAAAGTTTTTGTAACCTGTAAGGATCGCTCGGTTTCTTACTTGGAAAAGGAAGTTCGTGAACTGGGTTTTGTCCCTGAATCTGTCACCCGAACAGGAATTGAATTGAGAGCCACCATGGAGGAATGTATGGATCTCAATCTTCATTTACGCACGGCATCGCAGGTTCTCTATGAGATCAAATCTTTTTACCTAAGAAATGCTGACGATATCTATCGCCGGTTCAAAGCTATTCCTTGGGAAGACTATCTGGATGTGGATGGTTATTTCTCAGTGAACTCTGTAGCTGAAAATGAAAGTATCACTACCCCACTGATCGTGAATGTAAAAGTCAAAGATGCTATTGTGGATCGTTTCCGCGAGTTAAAGGGAAGGAGACCTGATTCCGGATCCGATTTTAATGGCTTGGTTTTTCAGGTTTACTGGAAAGACACGCAATGCTCTGTTTACATCAATACCTCCGGTGATACGCTTGCCAAGCATGGCTACCGCAAGATTCCAGGAAAAGCTCCCATGATGGAGGCACTGGCTGCGGCGACTATATTTGCGACCGAATGGAATACACGGGTTCCCTTTATCAACCCGATGTGCGGTTCCGGTACGCTGGCTATTGAGGCTGCGCTATTGGCAACCAAACGCTATCCAGGACTATATAGAGATCATTATTCTTTCCAACATATCTTAGGATACGAGGAGCAGGCTTTCTTGGCTAAAAAGAAAAAGCTGGAGGGGAAAATCATGGAGCTTCCCGAACTAAAGATTATAGCTTCGGAT contains:
- a CDS encoding class I SAM-dependent RNA methyltransferase, whose amino-acid sequence is MLDFNLKGKVFVTCKDRSVSYLEKEVRELGFVPESVTRTGIELRATMEECMDLNLHLRTASQVLYEIKSFYLRNADDIYRRFKAIPWEDYLDVDGYFSVNSVAENESITTPLIVNVKVKDAIVDRFRELKGRRPDSGSDFNGLVFQVYWKDTQCSVYINTSGDTLAKHGYRKIPGKAPMMEALAAATIFATEWNTRVPFINPMCGSGTLAIEAALLATKRYPGLYRDHYSFQHILGYEEQAFLAKKKKLEGKIMELPELKIIASDISLQAISFAQENAITAGVDHMIEFQVCDFAETEIPERPRGVIMFNPEYGERLGENDELEVTYKRMGDFLKQKCAGYRGYIFTGNLELAKKIGLKANRRIEFWNGTIDCRLLKYDLYEGKKEE